In a genomic window of Octopus sinensis linkage group LG16, ASM634580v1, whole genome shotgun sequence:
- the LOC115220321 gene encoding neurofilament medium polypeptide isoform X27, with the protein MSGIEKVAPLLLRGSKQMRFPIRVFCDKISSESVTKDVPTKDVPIKDVPTKDVPTKDVPTKDVPAKDLAAKDVPAKDLAAKDLAAKDVAAKDVATKDVPAKDVPVKDVPAKEVPAKDVATKDVPVKDVAAKDVAAKDVPVKDVPAKDVPAKEVPTKDVAAKEVPAKGVPAKDVAVEDVAAKGVATKDVPAKDVASKDVAAKVVAAKDVPAKDVAAKDVPVKDVAAKDVAAKDVAAKDVPAKDVPAKDVAAKDVPAKDVAAKDVPAKDVAAKDVPVIDVAAKDVPVKDVAAKDVAAKDVPAKDVPAKDVPVKDVAAKDVPAKDVAVKDVAAKGVPAKDVAVENVAAKDVAAKDVPVKDVPAKDVPAKDVPVKDVAAKDVPVIDVPVIDVAAKDVPAKDVPVIDVAAKDVPVKDVAVKDVPAKDVAAKDVPVKDVPAKDVAAKDVAAKDVPAKDVAAKDVAAKDVAAKDVPAKDVPVIDVPVKDVPVKDVAAKDLPAKDVAAKDVAAKDVAVKDVPAKDVAAKDVPVKDVPAKDAPTNDALDFQVLAEDIDNASFKCKEYFEHNPMTFYDIESGMAKYRAPQPTPVHN; encoded by the exons ATGTCTGGGATTGAAAAAGTCGCTCCTTTACTGTTAAGGGGATCAAAGCAAATGAGATTTCCGATACgg gTATTTTGTGATAAGATTTCTTCTGAAAGTGTTACAAAAGATGTACCTACAAAAGATGTACCTATAAAAGATGTACCTACAAAAGATGTACCTACAAAAGATGTACCTACAAAAGATGTACCTGCAAAAGATTTAGCTGCAAAAGATGTACCTGCAAAAGATTTAGCTGCAAAAGATTTAGCTGCAAAAGATGTAGCTGCAAAAGATGTAGCTACAAAAGATGTACCTGCAAAAGATGTACCTGTAAAAGATGTACCTGCAAAAGAGGTACCTGCAAAAGATGTAGCTACAAAAGATGTACCTGTAAAAGATGTAGCTGCAAAAGATGTAGCTGCAAAAGATGTACCTGTAAAAGAT GTACCTGCAAAAGATGTACCTGCAAAAGAGGTACCTACAAAAGATGTAGCTGCAAAAGAGGTACCTGCAAAAGGTGTACCTGCAAAAGATGTAGCTGTAGAAGATGTAGCTGCAAAAGGTGTAGCTACAAAAGATGTACCTGCAAAAGATGTAGCTTCAAAAGATGTAGCTGCAAAAGTTGTAGCTGCAAAAGATGTACCTGCAAAAGATGTAGCTGCAAAAGATGTACCTGTAAAAGATGTAGCTGCAAAAGATGTGGCTGCAAAAGATGTGGCTGCAAAAGATGTACCTGCAAAAGATGTACCTGCAAAAGATGTAGCTGCAAAAGATGTACCTGCAAAAGATGTGGCTGCAAAAGATGTACCTGCAAAAGATGTAGCTGCAAAAGATGTACCTGTAATAGATGTAGCTGCAAAAGATGTACCCGTAAAAGATGTAGCTGCAAAAG ATGTAGCTGCAAAAGATGTACCTGCAAAAGATGTACCTGCAAAAGATGTACCTGTAAAAGATGTGGCTGCAAAAGATGTACCTGCAAAAGATGTAGCTGTAAAAGATGTAGCTGCAAAAGGTGTACCTGCAAAAGATGTAGCTGTAGAAAATGTAGCTGCAAAAGATGTAGCTGCAAAAGATGTACCTGTAAAAGATGTACCTGCAAAAGATGTACCTGCAAAAGATGTACCTGTAAAAGATGTAGCTGCAAAAGATGTACCTGTAATAGATGTACCTGTAATAGATGTAGCTGCAAAAGATGTACCTGCAAAAGATGTACCTGTAATAGATGTAGCTGCAAAAGATGTACCCGTAAAAGATGTAGCTGTAAAAGATGTACCTGCAAAAGATGTGGCTGCAAAAGATGTACCTGTAAAAGATGTACCTGCAAAAGATGTGGCTGCAAAAGATGTGGCTGCAAAAGATGTACCTGCAAAAGATGTAGCTGCAAAAGATGTAGCTGCAAAAGATGTAGCTGCAAAAGATGTACCTGCAAAAGATGTACCTGTAATAGATGTACCTGTAAAAGATGTACCTGTAAAAGATGTAGCTGCAAAAGATTTACCTGCAAAAGATGTGGCTGCAAAAGATGTGGCTGCAAAAGATGTAGCTGTAAAAGATGTACCTGCAAAAGATGTAGCTGCAAAAGATGTACCTGTAAAAGATGTACCTGCAAAAGATGCCCCTACAAATGATGCACTTGACTTCCAAG ttttggCAGAAGATATCGACAATGCTTCTttcaaatgtaaagaatattttgaacATAATCCTATGACGTTTTATGATATTGAATCGGGAATGGCAAAATACCGGGCACCACAACCAACTCCAGTTCACAATTAA
- the LOC115220321 gene encoding nucleolar protein dao-5 isoform X1, whose translation MSGIEKVAPLLLRGSKQMRFPIRVFCDKISSESVTKDVPTKDVPIKDVPTKDVPTKDVPTKDVPAKDLAAKDVPAKDLAAKDLAAKDVAAKDVATKDVPAKDVPVKDVPAKEVPAKDVATKDVPVKDVAAKDVAAKDVPVKDVPAKDVPAKEVPTKDVAAKEVPAKGVPAKDVAVEDVAAKGVATKDVPAKDVASKDVAAKVVAAKDVPAKDVAAKDVPVKDVAAKDVAAKDVAAKDVPAKDVPAKDVAAKDVPAKDVAAKDVPAKDVAAKDVPVIDVAAKDVPVKDVAAKGVPAKDVAVEDVAAKDVPAKGVPAKDVASKDVAAKVVAAKDVAAKDVPAKDVPAKDVPVKDVPAKDVAAKDVPVIDVAAKDVPVKDVAAKDVPVKDVAAKGVPAKDVAAKDVPAKDVPAKDVPVKDVAAKDVPAKDVAVKDVAAKGVPAKDVAVENVAAKDVAAKDVPVKDVPAKDVPAKDVPVKDVAAKDVPVIDVPVIDVAAKDVPAKDVPVIDVAAKDVPVKDVAVKDVPAKDVAAKDVPVKDVPAKDVAAKDVAAKDVPAKDVAAKDVAAKDVAAKDVPAKDVPVIDVPVKDVPVKDVAAKDLPAKDVAAKDVAAKDVAVKDVPAKDVAAKDVPVKDVPAKDAPTNDALDFQVLAEDIDNASFKCKEYFEHNPMTFYDIESGMAKYRAPQPTPVHN comes from the exons ATGTCTGGGATTGAAAAAGTCGCTCCTTTACTGTTAAGGGGATCAAAGCAAATGAGATTTCCGATACgg gTATTTTGTGATAAGATTTCTTCTGAAAGTGTTACAAAAGATGTACCTACAAAAGATGTACCTATAAAAGATGTACCTACAAAAGATGTACCTACAAAAGATGTACCTACAAAAGATGTACCTGCAAAAGATTTAGCTGCAAAAGATGTACCTGCAAAAGATTTAGCTGCAAAAGATTTAGCTGCAAAAGATGTAGCTGCAAAAGATGTAGCTACAAAAGATGTACCTGCAAAAGATGTACCTGTAAAAGATGTACCTGCAAAAGAGGTACCTGCAAAAGATGTAGCTACAAAAGATGTACCTGTAAAAGATGTAGCTGCAAAAGATGTAGCTGCAAAAGATGTACCTGTAAAAGAT GTACCTGCAAAAGATGTACCTGCAAAAGAGGTACCTACAAAAGATGTAGCTGCAAAAGAGGTACCTGCAAAAGGTGTACCTGCAAAAGATGTAGCTGTAGAAGATGTAGCTGCAAAAGGTGTAGCTACAAAAGATGTACCTGCAAAAGATGTAGCTTCAAAAGATGTAGCTGCAAAAGTTGTAGCTGCAAAAGATGTACCTGCAAAAGATGTAGCTGCAAAAGATGTACCTGTAAAAGATGTAGCTGCAAAAGATGTGGCTGCAAAAGATGTGGCTGCAAAAGATGTACCTGCAAAAGATGTACCTGCAAAAGATGTAGCTGCAAAAGATGTACCTGCAAAAGATGTGGCTGCAAAAGATGTACCTGCAAAAGATGTAGCTGCAAAAGATGTACCTGTAATAGATGTAGCTGCAAAAGATGTACCCGTAAAAGATGTAGCTGCAAAAGGTGTACCTGCAAAAGATGTAGCTGTAGAAGATGTAGCTGCAAAAGATGTACCTGCAAAAGGTGTACCTGCAAAAGATGTAGCTTCAAAAGATGTAGCTGCAAAAGTTGTAGCTGCAAAAGATGTAGCTGCAAAAGATGTACCTGCAAAAGATGTACCTGCAAAAGATGTACCTGTAAAAGATGTACCTGCAAAAGATGTGGCTGCAAAAGATGTACCTGTAATAGATGTAGCTGCAAAAGATGTACCCGTAAAAGATGTAGCTGCAAAAGATGTACCCGTAAAAGATGTAGCTGCAAAAGGTGTACCTGCAAAAGATGTAGCTGCAAAAGATGTACCTGCAAAAGATGTACCTGCAAAAGATGTACCTGTAAAAGATGTGGCTGCAAAAGATGTACCTGCAAAAGATGTAGCTGTAAAAGATGTAGCTGCAAAAGGTGTACCTGCAAAAGATGTAGCTGTAGAAAATGTAGCTGCAAAAGATGTAGCTGCAAAAGATGTACCTGTAAAAGATGTACCTGCAAAAGATGTACCTGCAAAAGATGTACCTGTAAAAGATGTAGCTGCAAAAGATGTACCTGTAATAGATGTACCTGTAATAGATGTAGCTGCAAAAGATGTACCTGCAAAAGATGTACCTGTAATAGATGTAGCTGCAAAAGATGTACCCGTAAAAGATGTAGCTGTAAAAGATGTACCTGCAAAAGATGTGGCTGCAAAAGATGTACCTGTAAAAGATGTACCTGCAAAAGATGTGGCTGCAAAAGATGTGGCTGCAAAAGATGTACCTGCAAAAGATGTAGCTGCAAAAGATGTAGCTGCAAAAGATGTAGCTGCAAAAGATGTACCTGCAAAAGATGTACCTGTAATAGATGTACCTGTAAAAGATGTACCTGTAAAAGATGTAGCTGCAAAAGATTTACCTGCAAAAGATGTGGCTGCAAAAGATGTGGCTGCAAAAGATGTAGCTGTAAAAGATGTACCTGCAAAAGATGTAGCTGCAAAAGATGTACCTGTAAAAGATGTACCTGCAAAAGATGCCCCTACAAATGATGCACTTGACTTCCAAG ttttggCAGAAGATATCGACAATGCTTCTttcaaatgtaaagaatattttgaacATAATCCTATGACGTTTTATGATATTGAATCGGGAATGGCAAAATACCGGGCACCACAACCAACTCCAGTTCACAATTAA
- the LOC115220321 gene encoding nucleolar protein dao-5 isoform X22 yields the protein MSGIEKVAPLLLRGSKQMRFPIRVFCDKISSESVTKDVPTKDVPIKDVPTKDVPTKDVPTKDVPAKDLAAKDVPAKDLAAKDLAAKDVAAKDVATKDVPAKDVPVKDVPAKEVPAKDVATKDVPVKDVAAKDVAAKDVPVKDVPAKDVPAKDVPAKDVAAKDVPAKDVAAKDVPAKDVAAKDVPVIDVAAKDVPVKDVAAKGVPAKDVAVEDVAAKDVPAKGVPAKDVASKDVAAKVVAAKDVAAKDVPAKDVPAKDVPVKDVPAKDVAAKDVPVIDVAAKDVPVKDVAAKDVPVKDVAAKGVPAKDVAAKDVPAKDVPAKDVPVKDVAAKDVPAKDVAVKDVAAKGVPAKDVAVENVAAKDVAAKDVPVKDVPAKDVPAKDVPVKDVAAKDVPVIDVPVIDVAAKDVPAKDVPVIDVAAKDVPVKDVAVKDVPAKDVAAKDVPVKDVPAKDVAAKDVAAKDVPAKDVAAKDVAAKDVAAKDVPAKDVPVIDVPVKDVPVKDVAAKDLPAKDVAAKDVAAKDVAVKDVPAKDVAAKDVPVKDVPAKDAPTNDALDFQVLAEDIDNASFKCKEYFEHNPMTFYDIESGMAKYRAPQPTPVHN from the exons ATGTCTGGGATTGAAAAAGTCGCTCCTTTACTGTTAAGGGGATCAAAGCAAATGAGATTTCCGATACgg gTATTTTGTGATAAGATTTCTTCTGAAAGTGTTACAAAAGATGTACCTACAAAAGATGTACCTATAAAAGATGTACCTACAAAAGATGTACCTACAAAAGATGTACCTACAAAAGATGTACCTGCAAAAGATTTAGCTGCAAAAGATGTACCTGCAAAAGATTTAGCTGCAAAAGATTTAGCTGCAAAAGATGTAGCTGCAAAAGATGTAGCTACAAAAGATGTACCTGCAAAAGATGTACCTGTAAAAGATGTACCTGCAAAAGAGGTACCTGCAAAAGATGTAGCTACAAAAGATGTACCTGTAAAAGATGTAGCTGCAAAAGATGTAGCTGCAAAAGATGTACCTGTAAAAGATGTACCTGCAAAGG ATGTACCTGCAAAAGATGTACCTGCAAAAGATGTAGCTGCAAAAGATGTACCTGCAAAAGATGTGGCTGCAAAAGATGTACCTGCAAAAGATGTAGCTGCAAAAGATGTACCTGTAATAGATGTAGCTGCAAAAGATGTACCCGTAAAAGATGTAGCTGCAAAAGGTGTACCTGCAAAAGATGTAGCTGTAGAAGATGTAGCTGCAAAAGATGTACCTGCAAAAGGTGTACCTGCAAAAGATGTAGCTTCAAAAGATGTAGCTGCAAAAGTTGTAGCTGCAAAAGATGTAGCTGCAAAAGATGTACCTGCAAAAGATGTACCTGCAAAAGATGTACCTGTAAAAGATGTACCTGCAAAAGATGTGGCTGCAAAAGATGTACCTGTAATAGATGTAGCTGCAAAAGATGTACCCGTAAAAGATGTAGCTGCAAAAGATGTACCCGTAAAAGATGTAGCTGCAAAAGGTGTACCTGCAAAAGATGTAGCTGCAAAAGATGTACCTGCAAAAGATGTACCTGCAAAAGATGTACCTGTAAAAGATGTGGCTGCAAAAGATGTACCTGCAAAAGATGTAGCTGTAAAAGATGTAGCTGCAAAAGGTGTACCTGCAAAAGATGTAGCTGTAGAAAATGTAGCTGCAAAAGATGTAGCTGCAAAAGATGTACCTGTAAAAGATGTACCTGCAAAAGATGTACCTGCAAAAGATGTACCTGTAAAAGATGTAGCTGCAAAAGATGTACCTGTAATAGATGTACCTGTAATAGATGTAGCTGCAAAAGATGTACCTGCAAAAGATGTACCTGTAATAGATGTAGCTGCAAAAGATGTACCCGTAAAAGATGTAGCTGTAAAAGATGTACCTGCAAAAGATGTGGCTGCAAAAGATGTACCTGTAAAAGATGTACCTGCAAAAGATGTGGCTGCAAAAGATGTGGCTGCAAAAGATGTACCTGCAAAAGATGTAGCTGCAAAAGATGTAGCTGCAAAAGATGTAGCTGCAAAAGATGTACCTGCAAAAGATGTACCTGTAATAGATGTACCTGTAAAAGATGTACCTGTAAAAGATGTAGCTGCAAAAGATTTACCTGCAAAAGATGTGGCTGCAAAAGATGTGGCTGCAAAAGATGTAGCTGTAAAAGATGTACCTGCAAAAGATGTAGCTGCAAAAGATGTACCTGTAAAAGATGTACCTGCAAAAGATGCCCCTACAAATGATGCACTTGACTTCCAAG ttttggCAGAAGATATCGACAATGCTTCTttcaaatgtaaagaatattttgaacATAATCCTATGACGTTTTATGATATTGAATCGGGAATGGCAAAATACCGGGCACCACAACCAACTCCAGTTCACAATTAA
- the LOC115220321 gene encoding activating transcription factor 7-interacting protein 1 isoform X18 has protein sequence MSGIEKVAPLLLRGSKQMRFPIRVFCDKISSESVTKDVPTKDVPIKDVPTKDVPTKDVPTKDVPAKDLAAKDVPAKDLAAKDLAAKDVAAKDVATKDVPAKDVPVKDVPAKEVPAKDVATKDVPVKDVAAKDVAAKDVPVKDVPAKDVPAKEVPTKDVAAKEVPAKGVPAKDVAVEDVAAKGVATKDVPAKDVASKDVAAKVVAAKDVPAKDVAAKDVPVKDVAAKDVAAKDVAAKDVPAKDVPAKDVAAKDVPAKDVAAKDVPAKDVAAKDVPVIDVAAKDVPVKDVAAKGVPAKDVAVEDVAAKDVPAKGVPAKDVASKDVAAKVVAAKDVAAKDVPAKDVPAKDVPVKDVPAKDVAAKDVPVIDVAAKDVPVKDVAAKDVPVKDVAAKGVPAKDVAAKDVPAKDVPAKDVPVKDVAAKDVPAKDVAVKDVAAKGVPAKDVAVENVAAKDVAAKDVPVKDVPAKDVPAKDVPVKDVPAKDVAAKDVAAKDVPAKDVAAKDVAAKDVAAKDVPAKDVPVIDVPVKDVPVKDVAAKDLPAKDVAAKDVAAKDVAVKDVPAKDVAAKDVPVKDVPAKDAPTNDALDFQVLAEDIDNASFKCKEYFEHNPMTFYDIESGMAKYRAPQPTPVHN, from the exons ATGTCTGGGATTGAAAAAGTCGCTCCTTTACTGTTAAGGGGATCAAAGCAAATGAGATTTCCGATACgg gTATTTTGTGATAAGATTTCTTCTGAAAGTGTTACAAAAGATGTACCTACAAAAGATGTACCTATAAAAGATGTACCTACAAAAGATGTACCTACAAAAGATGTACCTACAAAAGATGTACCTGCAAAAGATTTAGCTGCAAAAGATGTACCTGCAAAAGATTTAGCTGCAAAAGATTTAGCTGCAAAAGATGTAGCTGCAAAAGATGTAGCTACAAAAGATGTACCTGCAAAAGATGTACCTGTAAAAGATGTACCTGCAAAAGAGGTACCTGCAAAAGATGTAGCTACAAAAGATGTACCTGTAAAAGATGTAGCTGCAAAAGATGTAGCTGCAAAAGATGTACCTGTAAAAGAT GTACCTGCAAAAGATGTACCTGCAAAAGAGGTACCTACAAAAGATGTAGCTGCAAAAGAGGTACCTGCAAAAGGTGTACCTGCAAAAGATGTAGCTGTAGAAGATGTAGCTGCAAAAGGTGTAGCTACAAAAGATGTACCTGCAAAAGATGTAGCTTCAAAAGATGTAGCTGCAAAAGTTGTAGCTGCAAAAGATGTACCTGCAAAAGATGTAGCTGCAAAAGATGTACCTGTAAAAGATGTAGCTGCAAAAGATGTGGCTGCAAAAGATGTGGCTGCAAAAGATGTACCTGCAAAAGATGTACCTGCAAAAGATGTAGCTGCAAAAGATGTACCTGCAAAAGATGTGGCTGCAAAAGATGTACCTGCAAAAGATGTAGCTGCAAAAGATGTACCTGTAATAGATGTAGCTGCAAAAGATGTACCCGTAAAAGATGTAGCTGCAAAAGGTGTACCTGCAAAAGATGTAGCTGTAGAAGATGTAGCTGCAAAAGATGTACCTGCAAAAGGTGTACCTGCAAAAGATGTAGCTTCAAAAGATGTAGCTGCAAAAGTTGTAGCTGCAAAAGATGTAGCTGCAAAAGATGTACCTGCAAAAGATGTACCTGCAAAAGATGTACCTGTAAAAGATGTACCTGCAAAAGATGTGGCTGCAAAAGATGTACCTGTAATAGATGTAGCTGCAAAAGATGTACCCGTAAAAGATGTAGCTGCAAAAGATGTACCCGTAAAAGATGTAGCTGCAAAAGGTGTACCTGCAAAAGATGTAGCTGCAAAAGATGTACCTGCAAAAGATGTACCTGCAAAAGATGTACCTGTAAAAGATGTGGCTGCAAAAGATGTACCTGCAAAAGATGTAGCTGTAAAAGATGTAGCTGCAAAAGGTGTACCTGCAAAAGATGTAGCTGTAGAAAATGTAGCTGCAAAAGATGTAGCTGCAAAAGATGTACCTGTAAAAGATGTACCTGCAAAAGATGTACCTGCAAAAG ATGTACCTGTAAAAGATGTACCTGCAAAAGATGTGGCTGCAAAAGATGTGGCTGCAAAAGATGTACCTGCAAAAGATGTAGCTGCAAAAGATGTAGCTGCAAAAGATGTAGCTGCAAAAGATGTACCTGCAAAAGATGTACCTGTAATAGATGTACCTGTAAAAGATGTACCTGTAAAAGATGTAGCTGCAAAAGATTTACCTGCAAAAGATGTGGCTGCAAAAGATGTGGCTGCAAAAGATGTAGCTGTAAAAGATGTACCTGCAAAAGATGTAGCTGCAAAAGATGTACCTGTAAAAGATGTACCTGCAAAAGATGCCCCTACAAATGATGCACTTGACTTCCAAG ttttggCAGAAGATATCGACAATGCTTCTttcaaatgtaaagaatattttgaacATAATCCTATGACGTTTTATGATATTGAATCGGGAATGGCAAAATACCGGGCACCACAACCAACTCCAGTTCACAATTAA
- the LOC115220321 gene encoding nucleolar protein dao-5 isoform X9, with translation MSGIEKVAPLLLRGSKQMRFPIRVFCDKISSESVTKDVPTKDVPIKDVPTKDVPTKDVPTKDVPAKDLAAKDVPAKDLAAKDLAAKDVAAKDVATKDVPAKDVPVKDVPAKEVPAKDVATKDVPVKDVAAKDVAAKDVPVKDVPAKDVPAKEVPTKDVAAKEVPAKGVPAKDVAVEDVAAKGVATKDVPAKDVASKDVAAKVVAAKDVPAKDVAAKDVPVKDVAAKDVAAKDVAAKDVPAKDVPAKDVAAKDVPAKDVAAKDVPAKDVAAKDVPVIDVAAKDVPVKDVAAKGVPAKDVAVEDVAAKDVPAKGVPAKDVASKDVAAKVVAAKDVAAKDVPAKDVPAKDVPVKDVPAKDVAAKDVPVIDVAAKDVPVKDVAAKDVPVKDVAAKGVPAKDVAAKDVPAKDVPAKDVPVKDVAAKDVPAKDVAVKDVAAKDVPAKDVPAKDVPVKDVAAKDVPVIDVPVIDVAAKDVPAKDVPVIDVAAKDVPVKDVAVKDVPAKDVAAKDVPVKDVPAKDVAAKDVAAKDVPAKDVAAKDVAAKDVAAKDVPAKDVPVIDVPVKDVPVKDVAAKDLPAKDVAAKDVAAKDVAVKDVPAKDVAAKDVPVKDVPAKDAPTNDALDFQVLAEDIDNASFKCKEYFEHNPMTFYDIESGMAKYRAPQPTPVHN, from the exons ATGTCTGGGATTGAAAAAGTCGCTCCTTTACTGTTAAGGGGATCAAAGCAAATGAGATTTCCGATACgg gTATTTTGTGATAAGATTTCTTCTGAAAGTGTTACAAAAGATGTACCTACAAAAGATGTACCTATAAAAGATGTACCTACAAAAGATGTACCTACAAAAGATGTACCTACAAAAGATGTACCTGCAAAAGATTTAGCTGCAAAAGATGTACCTGCAAAAGATTTAGCTGCAAAAGATTTAGCTGCAAAAGATGTAGCTGCAAAAGATGTAGCTACAAAAGATGTACCTGCAAAAGATGTACCTGTAAAAGATGTACCTGCAAAAGAGGTACCTGCAAAAGATGTAGCTACAAAAGATGTACCTGTAAAAGATGTAGCTGCAAAAGATGTAGCTGCAAAAGATGTACCTGTAAAAGAT GTACCTGCAAAAGATGTACCTGCAAAAGAGGTACCTACAAAAGATGTAGCTGCAAAAGAGGTACCTGCAAAAGGTGTACCTGCAAAAGATGTAGCTGTAGAAGATGTAGCTGCAAAAGGTGTAGCTACAAAAGATGTACCTGCAAAAGATGTAGCTTCAAAAGATGTAGCTGCAAAAGTTGTAGCTGCAAAAGATGTACCTGCAAAAGATGTAGCTGCAAAAGATGTACCTGTAAAAGATGTAGCTGCAAAAGATGTGGCTGCAAAAGATGTGGCTGCAAAAGATGTACCTGCAAAAGATGTACCTGCAAAAGATGTAGCTGCAAAAGATGTACCTGCAAAAGATGTGGCTGCAAAAGATGTACCTGCAAAAGATGTAGCTGCAAAAGATGTACCTGTAATAGATGTAGCTGCAAAAGATGTACCCGTAAAAGATGTAGCTGCAAAAGGTGTACCTGCAAAAGATGTAGCTGTAGAAGATGTAGCTGCAAAAGATGTACCTGCAAAAGGTGTACCTGCAAAAGATGTAGCTTCAAAAGATGTAGCTGCAAAAGTTGTAGCTGCAAAAGATGTAGCTGCAAAAGATGTACCTGCAAAAGATGTACCTGCAAAAGATGTACCTGTAAAAGATGTACCTGCAAAAGATGTGGCTGCAAAAGATGTACCTGTAATAGATGTAGCTGCAAAAGATGTACCCGTAAAAGATGTAGCTGCAAAAGATGTACCCGTAAAAGATGTAGCTGCAAAAGGTGTACCTGCAAAAGATGTAGCTGCAAAAGATGTACCTGCAAAAGATGTACCTGCAAAAGATGTACCTGTAAAAGATGTGGCTGCAAAAGATGTACCTGCAAAAGATGTAGCTGTAAAAGATGTAGCTGCAAAAG ATGTACCTGCAAAAGATGTACCTGCAAAAGATGTACCTGTAAAAGATGTAGCTGCAAAAGATGTACCTGTAATAGATGTACCTGTAATAGATGTAGCTGCAAAAGATGTACCTGCAAAAGATGTACCTGTAATAGATGTAGCTGCAAAAGATGTACCCGTAAAAGATGTAGCTGTAAAAGATGTACCTGCAAAAGATGTGGCTGCAAAAGATGTACCTGTAAAAGATGTACCTGCAAAAGATGTGGCTGCAAAAGATGTGGCTGCAAAAGATGTACCTGCAAAAGATGTAGCTGCAAAAGATGTAGCTGCAAAAGATGTAGCTGCAAAAGATGTACCTGCAAAAGATGTACCTGTAATAGATGTACCTGTAAAAGATGTACCTGTAAAAGATGTAGCTGCAAAAGATTTACCTGCAAAAGATGTGGCTGCAAAAGATGTGGCTGCAAAAGATGTAGCTGTAAAAGATGTACCTGCAAAAGATGTAGCTGCAAAAGATGTACCTGTAAAAGATGTACCTGCAAAAGATGCCCCTACAAATGATGCACTTGACTTCCAAG ttttggCAGAAGATATCGACAATGCTTCTttcaaatgtaaagaatattttgaacATAATCCTATGACGTTTTATGATATTGAATCGGGAATGGCAAAATACCGGGCACCACAACCAACTCCAGTTCACAATTAA